The proteins below are encoded in one region of Streptomyces sp. NBC_00490:
- a CDS encoding sensor histidine kinase, with translation MGTTEQSHEIRVKLPQLRLDELLEELQARLDAARGTRDRVHSLLEAVLSVGRELDLEQALRSIVEAAAVLVDAEYAALGVIGPDGERLSEFLTVGMSEEQIAKIGHYPEGHGILGELISRPEPLRLAKISQHRASYGFPANHPPMNSFVGVPIRVRDQVFGNLYLTEKGGGIQFDEEDEAVLSTLAVAAGVAIDNARLYEESRLRERWLQANAEITYSLMSGGGQTEVLRLIADRAREITGAALAMVAMPMEGTDSLSVELAVGADAERHRGVVLPVQGSLIGEAFATAAPVTSADASHDERVSASSQRFAGLGPGAAVPIGTGDGVRGVVLLVRELGHTVFTAKEIEPLRGFAAQAAVAMELAERRQDAEQLAILTDHDRIARDLHDLAIQRLFATGMTLQSVGRLIEHREAAERVMRAVDDLDETIKIIRSTIFGLRSRQGGGASGLRARVMRATGEAASVLGFAPSVRMAGLVDTDVPRQIADHVVAVLSEALTNVARHARASRADVVLEAEGHEVRLTISDDGVGVPADGRRSGLRNMAERAEQKGGELDLNCPAEGGTTLVWRTPTGSGERLP, from the coding sequence GTGGGCACCACCGAGCAGTCCCACGAGATCCGGGTGAAGTTGCCGCAGCTGAGGCTCGACGAGCTGCTGGAGGAGCTGCAGGCACGCCTCGACGCGGCCCGCGGTACCCGCGACCGGGTGCACAGCCTTCTGGAGGCGGTGCTCTCGGTAGGCAGGGAGCTCGACCTGGAACAGGCGCTGCGCAGCATCGTGGAGGCAGCCGCGGTACTCGTCGACGCCGAGTACGCGGCCCTGGGCGTCATCGGCCCCGATGGCGAGCGGCTGTCGGAGTTCCTCACCGTCGGCATGAGTGAGGAACAAATCGCGAAGATCGGCCACTATCCGGAGGGCCACGGCATCCTGGGCGAGTTGATCAGCCGTCCCGAGCCGCTGCGCCTGGCGAAGATCTCCCAGCACCGTGCCTCGTACGGTTTCCCTGCCAACCACCCACCGATGAACAGCTTCGTCGGCGTCCCGATCCGGGTGCGCGACCAGGTCTTCGGCAATCTGTACCTCACCGAGAAAGGGGGCGGGATCCAGTTCGACGAGGAGGACGAGGCGGTCCTGTCGACCCTGGCCGTGGCGGCGGGCGTGGCGATCGACAACGCGCGGCTGTACGAGGAGTCCCGGCTGCGCGAGCGCTGGCTCCAGGCGAACGCGGAGATCACCTACAGCCTGATGTCAGGAGGCGGCCAGACCGAAGTCCTCCGTCTGATCGCCGACCGGGCCCGGGAGATCACGGGCGCGGCCCTGGCCATGGTGGCGATGCCGATGGAAGGCACCGACTCGCTGTCCGTGGAACTCGCCGTCGGTGCGGACGCGGAGCGGCACCGCGGTGTGGTGCTGCCGGTGCAAGGCAGTCTGATCGGCGAGGCCTTCGCCACCGCCGCTCCGGTCACCAGCGCAGACGCCTCCCACGATGAGCGGGTCTCCGCGAGTTCTCAGCGCTTCGCCGGGCTGGGCCCCGGTGCCGCCGTGCCGATCGGGACGGGCGACGGCGTCCGCGGTGTCGTTCTGCTGGTGCGGGAGCTGGGGCACACGGTGTTCACGGCGAAGGAGATCGAACCCTTGCGGGGCTTCGCAGCTCAGGCGGCCGTCGCGATGGAGCTGGCGGAGCGGCGCCAGGACGCCGAGCAGCTCGCCATTCTCACGGACCATGACCGGATCGCCCGTGACCTGCATGATCTGGCCATCCAGCGGTTGTTCGCGACCGGCATGACGCTGCAGAGCGTGGGACGCCTCATCGAGCATCGTGAGGCCGCCGAGCGGGTGATGCGCGCGGTGGACGACCTGGACGAAACGATCAAGATCATCAGGTCGACCATCTTCGGCCTGCGCTCGCGCCAGGGAGGTGGCGCATCCGGGCTGCGGGCCCGCGTCATGCGGGCGACCGGAGAGGCGGCCTCGGTGCTGGGCTTCGCTCCCAGCGTCCGTATGGCGGGGCTGGTCGACACCGACGTCCCGCGGCAGATCGCCGACCATGTGGTGGCCGTCCTCTCCGAAGCGCTGACCAACGTCGCCCGGCACGCCCGGGCCTCTCGAGCGGACGTCGTCCTGGAGGCGGAGGGGCATGAGGTCCGGCTGACGATCTCCGACGACGGCGTGGGCGTCCCGGCCGACGGCCGCCGCAGTGGCCTGCGGAACATGGCAGAGCGGGCCGAGCAAAAAGGCGGGGAACTGGATCTGAACTGTCCTGCGGAGGGCGGCACCACGCTGGTCTGGCGGACGCCGACGGGGAGCGGCGAGCGCCTGCCCTGA
- a CDS encoding universal stress protein, translating to MSRNVTVGLDGSPESIAAADWAAHEASLMAVPLRLVHAGDQPPHSYVPFAEEAVPTPGADRGAHLLREVQVSLARRHPGLRVTSERLAGRPAVALVTAAREADLLVLGSRGLGRTAGYLLGSVASAVLARATRPVVLVRAGTGAADERRPDTRGTASGGGAGRDVVLGLELHDLPADALLEFAFESAARRSAALRIAHGWKPEPHAAAHRDRAARTEETVTEALRPWQEKFPGVKVTEGTVIGSAGPHLVDSSHEASLVVVGRKNRPALVGPHIGPVTHQVLQGSAAPVAVVPLD from the coding sequence ATGTCCCGTAACGTCACTGTCGGCCTCGACGGTTCACCCGAGAGCATCGCGGCCGCCGACTGGGCCGCCCACGAGGCCTCGCTCATGGCGGTTCCCCTGCGTCTCGTGCACGCCGGGGACCAACCACCGCACTCCTACGTGCCGTTCGCCGAAGAGGCTGTGCCGACGCCCGGTGCGGACCGGGGCGCGCACCTGCTCCGCGAGGTCCAGGTGTCCCTCGCCCGACGTCACCCTGGTCTGCGCGTCACGTCGGAACGGCTCGCCGGACGCCCGGCGGTGGCCCTGGTGACGGCAGCGCGGGAGGCAGATCTGCTGGTGCTCGGCTCACGCGGGCTGGGCCGGACCGCCGGATACCTGCTCGGTTCCGTGGCCTCCGCGGTGCTGGCGCGGGCCACGCGGCCGGTGGTTCTCGTACGCGCGGGAACCGGCGCGGCTGACGAGCGCCGGCCCGATACCCGAGGTACCGCGTCCGGCGGCGGTGCCGGTCGGGACGTCGTCCTCGGGCTCGAACTGCACGACCTGCCCGCCGACGCCCTTCTCGAGTTCGCTTTCGAGTCCGCCGCACGCCGTTCAGCCGCCCTGCGGATCGCGCACGGCTGGAAGCCGGAGCCGCACGCGGCGGCGCATAGAGACCGTGCGGCGCGGACGGAGGAGACGGTGACCGAGGCGCTGCGCCCGTGGCAGGAGAAGTTCCCCGGTGTCAAGGTGACGGAAGGGACTGTGATCGGCTCGGCCGGCCCGCACCTCGTCGACTCCTCCCACGAGGCCTCACTGGTCGTCGTGGGCCGCAAAAACCGTCCTGCCCTGGTCGGGCCGCACATCGGCCCGGTGACTCACCAGGTGCTCCAGGGCTCGGCCGCACCGGTCGCAGTCGTGCCCCTCGACTGA
- a CDS encoding universal stress protein, translating into MELPLVVGVDGSEPSLAAVDWAVDEAARLGLPLRLVSASKWERYEGPALPGDLERSSGRVLMENILGAAMERARRRNPEVQATGEVLGDEAVDALLREGHNASLLVTGSRGRGEVTGLLLGSVSLAVAARAHCPVVVVRGDKAGLTGSHERILLGVGDHATGDEAVRFAFREAEARACALDVVRAWRCPAHETADHPLLAGEPAHQHEEEASAVLDALLAHAVDEHPDVLVRRATAEGPARKVLLQRSAAADLVIIGARRRHGHYGLQLGPVGHTLLHHAECPVAVAPARG; encoded by the coding sequence ATGGAACTGCCCCTGGTCGTGGGCGTCGACGGATCGGAACCGAGCCTCGCGGCGGTCGACTGGGCGGTGGACGAAGCCGCGCGGCTCGGCCTGCCGCTGCGGCTGGTCAGCGCCTCGAAGTGGGAACGGTACGAGGGCCCCGCACTCCCGGGCGACCTGGAGCGATCCTCCGGGCGGGTACTCATGGAGAACATCCTCGGAGCCGCGATGGAACGCGCCCGGCGCCGCAACCCGGAAGTGCAGGCGACCGGCGAGGTACTCGGCGACGAGGCGGTGGACGCGCTGCTGCGCGAAGGCCACAACGCCTCGCTCCTGGTGACGGGATCCCGCGGCCGTGGCGAGGTGACGGGCCTGTTGCTGGGTTCGGTGAGCCTGGCCGTGGCGGCACGGGCGCACTGCCCCGTGGTCGTGGTCCGGGGCGACAAGGCGGGCCTCACCGGCTCGCACGAACGGATCCTGTTGGGCGTGGGCGACCACGCCACGGGCGACGAGGCGGTGCGGTTCGCCTTTCGTGAGGCCGAGGCCCGCGCGTGCGCCCTGGACGTCGTACGCGCATGGCGCTGCCCCGCCCACGAGACCGCCGATCATCCCCTGCTCGCCGGAGAGCCGGCGCACCAGCACGAGGAGGAGGCCTCCGCCGTCCTCGATGCCCTGCTCGCTCATGCCGTGGACGAACACCCCGACGTCCTGGTCCGCCGTGCCACCGCTGAAGGACCGGCCCGCAAGGTGCTCCTGCAGCGCTCCGCCGCGGCGGACCTCGTGATCATCGGGGCCAGGCGCCGGCACGGCCACTACGGCCTCCAACTGGGTCCGGTGGGACATACGTTGCTGCACCACGCGGAGTGCCCGGTCGCGGTCGCACCCGCACGCGGCTGA
- a CDS encoding MBL fold metallo-hydrolase, whose amino-acid sequence MTVNRPDLAPLRPALLTFLGGAGSVTGSKFLVETDHARVLVDCGLFQGLADLRRRNWRKLPCDGDDIEAVVVTHAHLDHCGYLPRLVRHGFRGRIVTTEFSARLMEIVLRDSAKLQMEAAQHADEHGWSKHRPAQPLYDDSDVDRTLKLLDPVPTGATVDIATGTTVTLHSAGHILGSAWARLTLEDGHTLAVSGDLGRPGHPLLRPPEPFSGADVLLMESTYGNRHHEEDAARAHFASVLTRTLARGGTVVIPAFALDRTEVVLHELAELRRKGGLSAAVPVYVDSPMALAALDVYRDAVLSRAPELRPEVAAAGLGALSPEPFLAARSIQESVDISRAGGPAVIVSASGMATGGRVLHHLRRLLPDPRNAVVVVGFAAQGTRARDLVDGAKALKMFGEYVPVRAQVADVPHFSAHADAGQIIDWLRHAPAPHTTYLVHGEPDAAAALRDRIDHTLGWSAVVPRSGEHVLVR is encoded by the coding sequence ATGACCGTCAACCGACCGGACCTCGCGCCGCTCCGGCCCGCGCTGCTCACCTTCCTGGGCGGGGCGGGCAGCGTCACCGGGAGCAAGTTCCTCGTCGAGACCGACCACGCCCGAGTCCTCGTCGACTGCGGGCTCTTCCAGGGTCTGGCGGACCTGCGCAGGCGTAACTGGCGGAAGCTGCCCTGCGACGGTGATGACATCGAGGCGGTCGTCGTCACCCACGCCCACCTGGACCACTGCGGATACCTGCCCCGGCTGGTGCGGCACGGCTTCCGGGGACGGATAGTGACCACCGAGTTCAGCGCCCGGCTCATGGAGATCGTGCTCAGGGACAGCGCCAAGCTGCAGATGGAGGCCGCCCAGCACGCCGATGAGCACGGCTGGTCCAAACACCGCCCGGCCCAGCCCCTCTACGATGACTCGGACGTTGACCGCACCCTGAAACTCCTCGACCCCGTACCGACCGGCGCGACGGTCGACATCGCCACCGGCACCACGGTCACGCTGCACTCCGCCGGACACATCCTCGGATCGGCCTGGGCCCGGCTCACCCTGGAGGACGGCCACACCCTCGCCGTCAGCGGCGACCTCGGGCGCCCCGGCCATCCGCTACTGCGCCCACCGGAGCCGTTCTCCGGGGCGGACGTGCTGCTCATGGAGTCGACCTACGGCAACCGGCACCACGAGGAGGACGCGGCACGCGCCCACTTCGCGAGCGTGCTCACCCGCACCCTGGCCCGCGGCGGCACCGTCGTCATCCCGGCGTTCGCCCTCGACCGTACCGAGGTCGTCCTGCACGAACTCGCCGAGCTGCGCCGCAAGGGCGGCCTGTCGGCCGCCGTACCGGTGTACGTCGACAGTCCCATGGCGCTGGCTGCTCTCGACGTCTACCGCGACGCCGTTCTTTCCCGGGCCCCCGAACTGCGTCCCGAGGTCGCGGCCGCCGGCCTGGGCGCGCTGAGCCCCGAGCCATTCCTGGCGGCCCGCTCCATCCAGGAGTCCGTCGACATCAGCCGGGCCGGCGGGCCGGCCGTCATCGTGTCGGCGTCCGGCATGGCCACCGGTGGTCGTGTCCTGCACCATCTGCGGCGACTGCTGCCCGACCCGCGCAACGCCGTGGTCGTGGTGGGCTTCGCGGCACAGGGCACCAGGGCCCGCGACCTCGTCGACGGCGCCAAGGCGCTGAAGATGTTCGGCGAGTACGTCCCGGTGCGCGCCCAGGTGGCCGACGTACCGCACTTCTCGGCCCATGCCGACGCCGGCCAGATCATCGACTGGCTGCGGCACGCTCCGGCACCCCACACCACCTACCTCGTGCACGGCGAGCCCGATGCGGCAGCCGCGCTGCGCGACCGCATCGACCACACGCTGGGCTGGAGCGCCGTCGTCCCACGTTCCGGGGAACACGTTCTCGTGCGGTGA
- a CDS encoding CBS domain-containing protein has product MHDTAHLVSDVMTRTVVALGRGATFKDVVRTMHQWKVSALPVLESGNRVVGVVSEADLLAKEEFRGDVPDLYTRLWRLAELAKAGAVTAEELMTGPAITVAPDASLARAARIMARNRVKRLPVVDGDGVLKGIVSRSDLLKVFLRNDKDIAEEVRREVVDLLFPAPPEPVRVEVHDGVVKLTGRIRDTALVPVAARLAHAIEGVVDVDCALTGRPRHPDLDPDLPDEETAVRPSGAADSDGARAAEAGRALPASRGS; this is encoded by the coding sequence ATGCACGACACCGCGCATCTCGTGAGCGATGTGATGACCCGCACCGTCGTCGCCCTCGGCCGGGGAGCGACGTTCAAGGACGTCGTCAGGACCATGCACCAGTGGAAGGTCAGTGCCCTTCCCGTGTTGGAGAGCGGCAACCGCGTCGTCGGAGTCGTCTCCGAGGCCGACCTGCTGGCCAAGGAGGAGTTCCGGGGCGACGTGCCGGACCTGTACACCCGGTTGTGGCGCCTGGCCGAACTGGCCAAGGCCGGCGCGGTGACCGCCGAGGAGCTGATGACCGGCCCGGCGATCACCGTGGCGCCGGACGCGTCGCTCGCGCGGGCCGCGCGGATCATGGCGCGGAACAGGGTGAAGCGACTGCCCGTGGTGGACGGGGACGGAGTGCTGAAGGGCATCGTCAGCAGGTCCGATCTGCTCAAGGTCTTCCTGCGGAACGACAAGGACATCGCCGAGGAAGTCCGGCGCGAGGTCGTCGACCTGCTGTTCCCCGCACCCCCCGAACCGGTCCGGGTGGAGGTGCACGACGGCGTGGTGAAGCTGACCGGACGGATCAGGGACACCGCGCTCGTGCCCGTAGCCGCCCGGCTGGCGCACGCAATCGAGGGCGTGGTGGACGTGGACTGCGCGCTGACCGGCCGGCCCCGCCATCCTGACCTCGACCCGGACCTGCCGGACGAGGAGACCGCCGTGAGGCCTTCCGGAGCCGCTGACAGCGACGGAGCCCGGGCAGCAGAGGCGGGAAGGGCCCTACCCGCTTCTCGCGGATCCTGA
- a CDS encoding universal stress protein: MLRPVVVGLDGSRESLAAADWAAREALRRGLPLRLVHAWVGGTSPDESELPELEAPRYWARRILRGAMDRLNESYPQVYLSADQISRPAADALVAAGDESELLVLGSRAFSGFGGFMAGSVALSTVAHATRPVVLVRAHQTLEDEHVPDAEGHASARTPYRGVVIGVDPASPCEELLAFAFESARLRSAPLTVVYAWRLPYVPTALEAKARRDVRRAAERTLGALLGPWREKYPAVEVREVVEEGRPAQQLLEATQDAGLLVVGRKLRPARIGMHTGPIAHAVMHHVHCPVAIIPHE; the protein is encoded by the coding sequence GTGCTGCGCCCCGTTGTCGTAGGGCTGGACGGTTCGCGTGAGAGTCTCGCCGCCGCAGACTGGGCGGCGCGAGAGGCGTTGAGGCGCGGCCTGCCGCTGCGTCTGGTGCACGCGTGGGTGGGCGGTACGTCGCCCGACGAGTCGGAGCTGCCCGAACTGGAGGCGCCGCGCTACTGGGCGCGACGGATCCTGCGCGGCGCCATGGACCGGCTCAACGAAAGCTATCCGCAGGTCTATCTGAGCGCGGACCAGATTTCCCGGCCCGCGGCCGACGCCCTGGTCGCAGCGGGGGACGAGTCCGAGCTGCTGGTCCTGGGCAGCCGTGCGTTCAGCGGATTCGGCGGGTTCATGGCCGGCTCGGTCGCCCTGTCGACGGTGGCCCATGCGACACGCCCCGTCGTGCTCGTACGGGCGCACCAGACACTCGAGGACGAGCACGTGCCCGACGCCGAGGGCCACGCCTCGGCGCGCACGCCGTACCGCGGGGTCGTGATCGGGGTGGACCCGGCGTCTCCGTGCGAGGAGTTGCTGGCCTTCGCCTTCGAGAGCGCACGCCTGCGCTCGGCTCCGCTGACGGTGGTCTACGCCTGGCGCCTGCCCTACGTGCCCACGGCGCTGGAGGCCAAGGCGCGCAGGGACGTACGCCGGGCCGCCGAGCGCACGCTCGGCGCGCTGCTCGGGCCGTGGCGGGAGAAATACCCCGCGGTCGAGGTCCGAGAAGTGGTCGAGGAGGGGCGTCCGGCTCAGCAGCTGTTGGAGGCCACGCAGGACGCCGGACTGCTGGTCGTCGGCCGCAAGCTCCGCCCGGCGAGGATCGGCATGCACACCGGACCGATCGCCCACGCGGTGATGCACCACGTCCACTGCCCGGTCGCCATCATCCCGCACGAGTGA
- the gap gene encoding type I glyceraldehyde-3-phosphate dehydrogenase: MSVRVGINGFGRIGRNYLRLVLERAEASAGTPVEVVAVNDITSPAALAHLLTYDSTYGRIGRTVEHDESSLTVDGHRIAVTAERDPAALAWGELGVDVVIESTGLFRTREQAGAHLKAGARKVLLSVPGKDVDATVVMGVNEETYDPQSHHVVSNASCTTNCVAPMVKVLDEAFGIDKGLMTTIHGYTNDQVVLDGPHKDPRRGRTAAVNIIPTSTGAARAVGLVLPELAGTLDGIAVRVPVEDGSLTDLTLVLNRAVTADEVNAAFREAADGPLKGILRVSDAPIVSRDIIGDPASCVLDAPLTQVHGNLVKVFGWYDNEWGYTNRLLDLTEYVAARLTQL, translated from the coding sequence ATGAGTGTGCGCGTGGGGATCAACGGATTCGGCCGCATCGGACGCAATTACCTGCGGCTCGTGCTGGAGCGCGCAGAGGCCTCCGCCGGGACACCGGTGGAGGTCGTGGCGGTCAACGACATCACCTCGCCGGCGGCGCTGGCGCATCTGCTGACCTACGACTCGACGTACGGCCGCATCGGCCGCACCGTCGAGCACGACGAGAGCTCCCTCACGGTGGACGGTCACCGCATCGCGGTGACCGCCGAGCGCGACCCGGCCGCGCTGGCCTGGGGCGAGCTCGGTGTGGACGTCGTCATCGAGTCCACCGGCCTGTTCCGGACCCGGGAGCAGGCAGGGGCGCACCTGAAGGCGGGAGCGCGCAAGGTGCTGCTGTCCGTGCCGGGCAAGGACGTCGATGCCACGGTCGTGATGGGTGTCAACGAGGAGACGTACGACCCGCAGAGCCACCACGTGGTCTCCAACGCCTCCTGCACGACCAACTGTGTGGCGCCGATGGTGAAGGTTCTCGACGAGGCCTTCGGTATCGACAAGGGTCTGATGACCACCATCCACGGCTACACCAACGACCAGGTGGTCCTGGACGGGCCGCACAAGGACCCGCGCCGCGGCCGCACCGCCGCCGTCAACATCATCCCCACCAGCACCGGCGCGGCCCGTGCCGTCGGTCTGGTCCTGCCGGAGCTGGCCGGCACGCTGGACGGCATCGCGGTCCGTGTGCCCGTCGAGGACGGCTCGCTGACCGACCTCACCCTGGTACTGAATCGGGCCGTGACCGCGGACGAGGTCAACGCCGCGTTCCGCGAGGCCGCCGACGGTCCGCTGAAGGGCATCCTGCGCGTCTCCGACGCCCCGATCGTCTCCCGCGACATCATCGGCGACCCCGCCTCCTGCGTCCTGGACGCCCCGCTGACCCAGGTGCACGGCAACCTGGTCAAGGTCTTCGGCTGGTACGACAACGAGTGGGGCTACACCAACCGCCTGCTCGACCTCACCGAGTACGTCGCCGCCCGGCTGACGCAGCTCTGA
- a CDS encoding phosphoketolase family protein produces the protein MSVDTPQASTAELTDEELKALDAHWRAANYLAVGQIYLMANPLLTEPLRPEHIKPRLLGHWGTSPGLNLVHTHLNRVVKARGQDALCIWGPGHGGPAVLANSWLEGSYSETYPDVSRDAQGMARLFKQFSFPGGVPSHVAPETPGSIHEGGELGYSLSHAYGAALDNPDLLVACVIGDGEAETGPLAASWHSNKFLDPVHDGAVLPILHLNGYKIANPAVLARLPESELDALLRGYGHSPIHVTGDDPMTVHRAMAAAMDDALERIAAIQSSAREGGVSERPHWPVIVLRTPKGWTGPAEVDGLPVEGTWRSHQVPLSAVRDNPEHLRQLEQWLHSYKPEELFDEHGRPREQVLACIPEGARRLGATPHANGGLLLRELPLPPLERFAVPVDKPGATLHEPTRVLGDLLEHVMRHTSHRRDFRIVGPDETASNRLQAVFDASGKAWQAQLLPVDEHLERHGRVMEILSEHTCQGWLEGYLLTGRHGLFSCYEAFVHIVDSMVNQHIKWLRVTRKLPWRAPIASLNYLLTSHVWRQDHNGFSHQDPGFVDHILNKSPEVVRVYFPPDANTLLSVADHALRSRDYVNVIVAGKQPSYDWLSMEQAKVHCARGAGIWDWAGTEDGTRDPDVVLACAGDVPTQEVLAAAQLLRLHLPQLAVRVVNVVDIARLFPSEEHPHGMSDFEYDGLFTPDKPVIFAYHGYPWLIHRLAYRRTGHKNLHVRGYKEIGTTTTPFDMVVRNDLDRYRLVMDVIDRVPGLAVRAAAVRQSMEDARLRHHAWIREHGTDLPEVADWTWNG, from the coding sequence ATGTCTGTCGACACACCGCAGGCGTCCACCGCCGAGCTCACGGACGAGGAACTCAAGGCGCTGGACGCCCACTGGCGTGCCGCGAACTACCTGGCGGTCGGCCAGATCTACCTGATGGCGAATCCGCTGCTGACCGAGCCGCTGCGCCCGGAGCACATCAAGCCGCGGCTACTGGGCCACTGGGGCACCTCACCCGGTCTGAATCTCGTGCACACCCACCTCAACCGAGTCGTCAAGGCCCGTGGCCAGGATGCCTTGTGCATCTGGGGCCCGGGCCACGGGGGCCCCGCCGTGCTCGCCAACTCCTGGCTGGAGGGCTCGTACAGCGAGACCTACCCGGACGTCTCGCGGGACGCGCAGGGCATGGCCCGTCTGTTCAAGCAGTTCTCGTTCCCCGGTGGTGTGCCGAGCCATGTCGCCCCGGAGACGCCGGGCTCGATCCACGAGGGCGGTGAGCTCGGCTACTCGCTGTCCCACGCCTATGGCGCCGCGCTCGACAACCCGGACCTGCTCGTCGCCTGTGTGATCGGCGACGGCGAGGCGGAGACCGGTCCGCTGGCCGCTTCCTGGCACTCGAACAAGTTCCTCGATCCGGTGCACGACGGTGCCGTCCTGCCGATCCTCCACCTGAACGGATACAAGATCGCCAATCCGGCGGTGCTGGCCCGGCTCCCCGAGTCCGAACTCGACGCGCTGCTGCGGGGATACGGCCATTCCCCGATCCATGTCACCGGCGACGACCCGATGACCGTGCACCGGGCGATGGCCGCCGCGATGGACGATGCCCTGGAACGGATCGCGGCCATCCAGAGCTCCGCCCGTGAGGGCGGCGTCAGCGAACGCCCTCACTGGCCGGTGATCGTGTTGCGCACGCCGAAGGGCTGGACCGGCCCGGCCGAGGTCGACGGCCTGCCCGTGGAGGGCACCTGGCGCTCCCACCAGGTCCCGCTGTCCGCGGTCCGCGACAACCCGGAGCACCTGCGCCAGCTGGAGCAGTGGCTGCACTCGTACAAACCGGAGGAACTCTTCGACGAGCACGGCCGCCCCCGCGAGCAGGTGCTGGCCTGCATCCCCGAAGGAGCCCGACGCCTGGGCGCCACCCCGCACGCCAACGGCGGGCTGCTGCTGCGTGAGCTGCCGCTGCCGCCGCTGGAGCGGTTCGCCGTCCCCGTCGACAAGCCCGGCGCGACCCTGCATGAACCGACCCGCGTCCTCGGCGATCTGCTGGAACACGTCATGCGCCACACCAGCCACCGGCGGGACTTCCGGATCGTCGGCCCCGACGAGACCGCCTCCAATCGCCTCCAGGCCGTTTTCGACGCCAGCGGCAAGGCCTGGCAGGCCCAACTGCTCCCGGTCGACGAGCACCTGGAACGCCACGGCCGGGTGATGGAGATCCTCTCCGAACACACCTGCCAGGGCTGGCTGGAGGGCTACCTCCTCACGGGCCGGCACGGACTGTTCTCCTGCTACGAGGCGTTCGTCCACATCGTCGACTCGATGGTCAACCAGCACATCAAGTGGCTGCGCGTGACACGCAAGCTGCCCTGGCGCGCCCCTATCGCCTCCCTCAACTACCTGCTGACCTCGCACGTCTGGCGCCAGGACCACAACGGCTTCTCCCATCAGGACCCTGGCTTCGTCGACCACATCCTCAACAAGAGTCCCGAAGTGGTGCGCGTCTACTTCCCGCCGGACGCCAACACTCTGCTGTCGGTGGCGGATCACGCGCTGCGCAGCCGCGACTACGTCAACGTGATCGTCGCCGGCAAACAGCCCAGCTACGACTGGCTGTCGATGGAACAGGCCAAGGTCCACTGCGCCCGCGGCGCCGGGATCTGGGACTGGGCCGGCACCGAGGACGGCACCCGGGATCCGGATGTCGTACTGGCCTGTGCGGGTGACGTTCCGACCCAGGAGGTACTGGCGGCCGCCCAGTTGCTCCGCCTCCACCTGCCGCAGCTGGCGGTACGCGTCGTCAACGTGGTCGACATCGCCCGGCTCTTCCCGAGCGAGGAACACCCGCACGGGATGAGCGACTTCGAGTACGACGGCCTGTTCACGCCTGACAAGCCGGTGATCTTCGCCTACCACGGCTACCCGTGGCTGATCCACCGCCTGGCCTACCGCCGCACCGGCCACAAGAACCTGCACGTGCGCGGCTACAAGGAGATCGGCACCACGACCACCCCGTTCGACATGGTCGTCCGCAACGACCTCGACCGCTATCGCCTGGTCATGGACGTCATCGACCGCGTTCCCGGACTCGCCGTGCGCGCCGCTGCCGTACGCCAGTCGATGGAGGATGCCCGGCTGCGCCACCACGCCTGGATCCGCGAGCACGGTACGGATCTGCCAGAGGTGGCGGACTGGACCTGGAACGGCTGA
- a CDS encoding universal stress protein → MVVGVDGSLIAVRALDRAADEALSRGATLRIVFAVPDRDEAGPVLAAAAARIRARHPGLPVVTAVSEAGAVEALVRESEGAILTVVGNRGLGGFTGLLLGSVSLHLAAHTRSPLLVVRGDHPCDGGRDVLLGLSGDADEVAAAHAFQEAERRGARLRVLHTWIHRRVTPELPSLVPATSLGRRELAQVDTAERAIPRFSMALLHERYPEVEVEARTVRSGAAYALPEATREAGPVVIGVHDHAGRSRPSLGPVPHALLHRSHCPVLLVPNG, encoded by the coding sequence GTGGTCGTCGGAGTGGACGGCTCACTGATCGCCGTGCGCGCGCTGGACCGCGCTGCGGACGAGGCCCTGTCCCGCGGGGCCACGCTGCGCATCGTCTTCGCCGTGCCCGACCGTGACGAGGCCGGACCGGTCCTGGCCGCGGCCGCCGCCCGGATCCGTGCCCGCCATCCGGGGCTGCCGGTCGTGACCGCGGTGTCGGAGGCCGGTGCGGTGGAGGCGCTGGTGCGGGAGAGCGAGGGCGCGATACTCACCGTGGTCGGCAACCGCGGGCTCGGCGGGTTCACCGGGCTGCTCCTGGGCTCGGTGAGCCTGCACCTCGCGGCGCACACCCGCAGCCCGCTGCTGGTCGTCCGCGGCGATCACCCGTGTGACGGCGGCCGGGACGTGCTGCTGGGGTTGTCGGGCGACGCCGACGAGGTCGCCGCGGCCCACGCCTTCCAGGAGGCCGAGCGGCGCGGTGCCCGACTGCGCGTCCTGCACACCTGGATCCACCGGCGCGTCACACCCGAACTGCCCTCGCTGGTGCCCGCGACCAGCCTCGGCCGGCGCGAACTGGCCCAGGTCGACACCGCAGAGAGGGCCATACCGCGCTTCAGCATGGCTCTGCTGCACGAGCGGTACCCGGAGGTCGAGGTCGAGGCCCGCACGGTCCGCAGCGGCGCGGCGTACGCGCTGCCGGAGGCCACCCGTGAGGCCGGCCCCGTCGTGATCGGTGTCCACGACCACGCCGGCCGGTCGCGCCCGAGCCTGGGCCCGGTTCCCCACGCCCTGTTGCACCGTTCCCACTGCCCGGTCCTGCTGGTGCCGAACGGCTGA